TCAGAACAGTTCCAGTCCTGATTGTCATGAAACGTTGTTGTTGCAGGTTTCAGGTGCAGGAGAACACCACTCACTATGAAGGAGAGATCCAgaggctgtttaaagagctTCAGAACCTGTCTCAGACCCCCACAGAGCAGCTCCACAGCCAGACCCAGAACACCAGGATTcattcttcctcctcttcctcctcttcttcctccttcttGTCCAGCTGCAGCACCAGGCTGACCAAGAGAGCCTCAGTGCCAACATTAAGTCCCAATAAACCTGCTGCTGGGGGTCAAAGTTCAGACTCAGAAGACTTTCTGACCTCAGGGTCCAGGAAGAAAGGGATTCCCTCTCCTTCTTTAGAGGTTTGGAtcctcaaaaaaaataaaaatacaatcagtGATGCGGCCCTTCGTTTACTGAAAACTCATACAGATGTGTCTGTGCCCCCCCCAGGGCCCTCTGTCAGTGTTGCCTGCACATGGCACGATCAGTCGTTTCCTGGAGGAAGAGAGCTTACGGTccgaggagctgctgcagaaactggaCCTCCACATCCAGGGAATGAAAGAGGACAACACCAGGACGGTGTCCAAGTACCGAACCAGTGGCTCGGGGCCCGAAGCGGACCAAAGCTCCGAGCACAGTGGGCGACAGTAGCACTAGTTCTGCTCTCCCGCtgcaatgtttttgttaaatgacaGCAAAGCAAACAAGAATGACTCATTTCTTTCAACTTTGAAGATGAATACTTCACAGGTTTTGCACATGTATGCTAAGAGCTTTGAGTTCACCCGAGTTTTACTTCTATAACTGATGATCCACTTGTTGCTCATCACAtagattatttttcttcttaagaTATTACATCACGTaccagcagaagcagaaattGTTTTCCATTTGTGCCTTTTAGCAGAGGTACATCAAAACGATTAAATGCTTTACACCAATTAATTTCTTTTCAGATGTTGCACCAGGAAAACGACAGAGATGTGCTGTAAGCTTCCTGTACATATGGCTATCAAAACAATGACtaaattaaagtcctagcatATCGCTCGCCACTTTTCAAGCAAGAGTTTTGAACTAAGCTGATCTAAGGATGAGAAAGGACAACTTTATCGCCACTTTGATCAAACCTCGTAAATGAGgttttgcacaatctcatgcaatattgcgaaATCTGTTTTCTCACGGGATGTAACgcatgtgttgagaatgactctcagctactaccaggtcAGATTTTAGTTCAGCATCTGTACATTAGGACTAGGTTACATCCATATTCGTGTTAGataagatcagttagctgtagcagccatcttgaatcaggttgactccaaaagttaatcagttttagatgtacactCAGTGACTACCTGGAGAAGCTTGTTTAAGACAAGGACGTTTAAAGAAGTTGTGTAACAAAGCAatttctttttgacttttatGTGATCAGTATGGATATATTAGTTCTGTTTGTTAGCTTTATAGCTACTCTCTGTATTTTCTAAGCATTTCCAACTATTTAATCAGTCTTTCAAACAAATGGTGCTAGACATTCATTGCTTctttattattcaaataaaagttttaccaTCCCACTTCTGTGACACCTCtaataatctgtttattacCACATTCCTGCTATTTAATGACAAATGTGTTGAATATTTGTGAGGTGTTAACATACATCCACAGGAATGAACTATTGCAAGTCTGTGGAAACAAACTTACACCATGTTGTTGCTAAGATCCATCGTGGTCTGATTACTGCCTCTTTATTATGTCTGACCAAACAAAACCACAGTTGTTACAAAATCTACTGACAGCACGTTTGTAGGTAGCTGTGAGGAGAGAAAATCAACTCACACCGTTTATCTGTCAGCTTTATTTGAGAAGTAACATCGATGGATCTTTTAGAGAAAAACATGCTGTTTGATAAAGAGCTTCTCAGAAATTAGGTATAATAAACCTATTTCACTTATGCCCACTACCACTTTGTGCTCTAGAAACCCAAACAATTATgagtctgttttaatgttgatttattgttgtttgtttgtttctgtatctcttcatcctgatcctgtcTGTCAAACTTTGCTCAACTGTTAacagtataaaaacaaaaacaggttttgggGGAAATCTTTAGCAGGACTGACAGGTGaaaggctagtctgaacacagctAAGAGCAAAgtgctgccatttttaaaatggctacaatCTGAAACAGTTTAAAGCGGCTCATCCTCTCCTAAACCTTTACACCTTTACACcaccttgacctttgacattACATGCATTTTTCTACAGAAATTGTATgaaattcctgcaggaagtgcaaCCCCCCCCGCACCAGAACCGCTATGAAATTTATGAGATTGAAGCTgctttaagacaacagcaatcctGCTGCTTAGGGTGGATTCAAACAACTGATTAGgtcaaaaaattaaattcagttttttcaaAGACccatctccaacaggtaagatgtctTTGTTAATAACTTCTGCACAAAGCACCTTCTCAAAATATTGTATATAAAATATCTCTTAAAATTTAGAATCACTTTCTTGGTTATCACTATCATAACACATTTTTATGGAGTGCATAAAGGTAAAAATAACACGACAGTCTTTGACAAGTTTCATCTGAAGCAGCTTGTTCACCAAACCGGTGTAACGACTAACAGACTTCTTGCTGCACCCAAATGACTCTGACCTTAATTTGACTGAGAACCCTCACACTCATGCCTGAATGTGGCTTCGAACGCAGATTTAAATCCTCTCTTTGAGTCTCACAGAGGCACATATGTTGGCAGAAGCAGACAGAACTCATTTCCATGAAAGTTTCTGATATTGTCCAGTGTGGAATATTTGCCAGATGCTCCATGAATGGAGATTATAATCCACTTTCATGGTTGACTGAGGTTTTTGTGGCAGGTTTCTGTTGCGTTTATATCATCATCCGTAGAAACTggcttcactttttaaaaaataattcatgtaTCATAAAGCTGTGAAGAAGGCAGATGTCGTGGCTTCATGAGTTTTTGAAATGACTGCCATCTCCTCAAGACCAgtggtaataaaaacaaagaaaaaatgatttctAACAAAGTTTAATACCAGTCCGCTAgctaagataaataaaaaataagttaaatgttAAGCAGTGGTGACAGGGAGACCATCTGTTCTAAGGGGGTCCTGGGGTGTTAGTCCCTCTGAGACAGATGAACTAAATCCCACAGCACCAGCTGGAAGAATTAAACCGAGAATAAATAATGGGGACACCTttggctgaaaacaaaacaaagtcttgACAGGAATGGGTTCTTGGTCCGACTCAGCACTGAATCTGGTCCTGGAGTGGTTCCTGCCGTTCGAAAATCCTGAGAGCTGCAGCTTAACCTTCACCCTTCgtccttgtttttaaaaagtttcatcaGCTGAGAGTCTGCGCCACGATTTCATCTCCCTTCAAAGATcagataaacagaaaatcagTTGTTTGGAGTTTAGGTTTAACCAACAGCGACTGAGCACAGAGTCAGAACCTACACATTACTGCCGGGGATGATCCTCTCCTGCTGCGGCTGCTTCGTCAGACTGAACCTCCTGAAGAACGCTGGCAGTTTGAGCTTGGCTGTAGCAGGCCTGGGCGAAACGCTGAAAGGTAACAGAAGACAGTGAGGCTGCAGAGCTCAGGTGCTAATGAGACGTTTGTGGACAAATCAGCTGCTTAACACTGATGTGGGACTTCTTCGGTATGTTTGGAATTTCAAGTTTAACATTGATCCTAAAAGGCCTGTTTTCATTTTGCCTCcttcaaaaaatgtttgttcctCACACGAGGGTATTCTGTTACCTCATGgtgttttggaaaaagaaagCGCTCCCCTATTTATGTTTGTATCACCTGGCTACACAGAATCAAGAAAGTCACATTTCCaggagacaaaaatagacacgtgtttttctctgtgaatGTTCACgtatgtctgtttttttatttttaggaaccCACCACTCTGCCTGGAATGAGGGCCGCTGTTTAGCCTCCATCCTCTCGTCCTCTGCCTTTTGCTTTcgcccatcctcctcctctgcatccGCCTCCTCTGGTATCTGCTCCCAGAGCTTGTCGTTGACCCACAGGGCTTCCTGGAGGCTGAGGCCGAGGCCTATGCCGGTCACCCGTCGGCACAGAGGGCAGGGCACGGTGAGAAGTCCACTTCTGACCCGCGATATCGTCTCCAGGCAGGGCTCGCAGAAGGTGTGCCTGCAGTGAAGCACCCTGGGGATCCTGTCCATGCGGGAATATGGCAAGAGGCAAACGCTACACTCTCCATCCTCACACAGGACCATGGTCAAGCTGGACTGGTGAACCACAGGCAGTAACAATAAACCCCTCTGGATGATCCGAGTCCTGATTCAAAGTCTGTAAATCAAGAGTGTGGAGGCCTCCAAAGAGTTGTCAGGGCTGACAGCAGGTCCAATATTCCTGAGTCGTGTCTCCCTTTGaatcaaaaatgtgtttattagaaCGACAGCTGAATAAAAGTGGACCAACGATCAGAACCTGAGTCTATTTTTACACAACAGACAACAAAGATGGGTGATTCTAAAGTTAAACTTCAAAATGATTATTTCCAAAAAAATGAGGTCTAAAGAAGTCCTCATAATAAAAGACAATCTAGCATCATGACAACGAGAGAGTAAACTTTGAAGAATGAAACAGAGTACTTACAGCTGAGTTTCTGCTGAGGTGAGCCAGCTCTCCTCCTCAGAGCTGTTTGCTGTGAATGGTGTCAGAGGCTCGTCTGCCGCCTGGTAGGACTGTCTGCTGCGTTTGTGGGGGCGGAACAGGAGcgtctctttctgtttctctcatcCCCGAGCCCTCCCCACAACAGCTGGGGGAGCTGAGCTGGCTTTGTTCAGCGTTTGAACGAGAGCAGGTGGAGAGACGGCCGAGGGAAGTAAGGGGGGAGGTAAAGAGGGTAAGACAAGCAGTACTAACAAGTAAAATAAGCTGGTGGCTTTAAGATGGCTGAGTGTCTAAAATGTATAGTGTACAAAAGTACAGTAATAATAGGTCTgtgtctgaagaaaaacaaggaagaggtgccaaaaacaaaataaattgggCTCGTCCGGGATTTGAACCCGGGACCTCTCGCACCCAAAGCGAGAATCATACCCCTAGACCAACGAGCCACGTGCCTGATGTGTcatcattctttatttttatcctttctGTTGTACCTGTTCTAAATGCTCTAGATCACAGATGTCAacctccattcctcgggggccgctatcctgcatgttttagatgtgttcttgctttaaaacgcttggtttaaatggatgacttgttgccatgctcctggagaacttgatgatttggtgaggaggtagtTAAAcaatttgaatcaggtgtgttgggcagaaaaacctaaaactcccaggatagtggccctcgaggcctggagtttgccacccctgctctacatCATTTGTTTTCATGGTAGCGTTTTATCAAACGCGACACATCATTGGTTCCAAACAAGCCAGCAACGTCACCCCAAAGTCAGACCATGCATTGCTCAGAGAAATGGCAAAAACACCAAAGACCTCCATCTCAGACTCGACAGGCTTcgcttagcaggttaaaggttaaaattcATGACaggacacttaaaaaaaagactgaacaagtatggcttgttcGGAAAGATTGCAAGAAAAAGCCTCTTTATGCCTAAAAGGACATGGCAACACAATTTAGGTTTGTAAAGTTCCGTCTGAATGATTCAAGTGTACCTCAACAGTGCTCTGCTGTGGTCTGATGTGTTAAggttaaaatataattttttttcaatttttttgtttcacagctgGTGTCAGGAGGACAAGGAGAGCTGTACACCACGCAGGAAACCAGGTTTGCATTTCTGTACATGAACTATTTGGAGCGCCAAAGACTTTGTAAAGAAGTCACCAGTCTCAGGCAAGTGCAGGGAGCCAAAGATCAAGTCAtccagtaacaaaaaaaaacaccagggGGCAGTCTAGCAGCACTGTGAGCAGGATGTGGTACTTTGAGTGATGATGCAATTGTACACGTGTGTGAATTGGTGTCTTGTGTGCAGAGCTCTGGAGGAATGCGAGGCGCTTCAGAGCTTTACCCCAGTGGAAATCCTCAGGCTGGAGCTGAAGAAGAGTGCATGCAGGCTTCAGTGACCTCAATCATCTGAGGTCGCTGTGAAGGATGAGGTCACATGtctgagagagagaggtggATGCTGGTCTCAATCCGACTGAATGATAATAACGTTTACCacagtcttttaaaattttagttcaaaatctataaaaatttcctaaattatagctatttttgttttgttttgtcagttggctgtggcaaccatcttgaatatAGTTAACTTGAAAAAaagtcagttgtagatctacatccagtggttactttctgagagtttcattaaaatttgtccagtggttgatgaaaaattttgccaacagacagacaaataaataaatacacagacTTAGGCAAATGCATAATTGCCTATTTGCCTTTGGCTggatgatattttttaaaatttcatgtcTGTTTGGAGATTggaaaaatatgagaaaacacCAAGTTGAACATTTAAACATGGAGCAGGAACCGAGGAACCTTGAAGCAGCCCATGactcctctgctgctgaaaaagctAAGACCGTTCTTCTAATTCACTGAACTCATGTTAGGGTTTTTAGTCGTTTCCACCGGTGCCAGGTCAGGTCACACCCTCTGGATTTGCTCTGCAGCTCAAAGAGGAGCTTCGGAGAGACTGGCAGACACACAGCAGGGAGACTGATGATTTGAGGAAGAAGGTGTCGAAGCTGAGAAGCGAACTGCGTCAGCGTCCCCCCCCCCAATCGCCTCGCTCCTCACCAAGcatggagcagcagctccaagGTGAGGTGGAGCAAGCAGAGCAGCAGGCAGCCAGGCTTAAAGTGAATCAAAAACTGCGTGGCTCTGAAAATAAACTGCTGGATCAAAAAGAAGAGCGTAAATGTGAGGGAGCTCTCAATATCAGGTCTGCAGCTTAGATCAGTTCTGGAAAAGTTGTTCTAaagtcctgttgggtttttaAATTAGGGGTAGCATTCATCTCAAAACAAAGTGTGGTCAACTGAACTTTTTAGTTTATAGTCTACAGCAATCCCATTTCCCATCTCCTGTTAATGGCTCGGGCACAGCTGGAGACTTTACAAACAGAAGCAGGAGCTGAAAGATCTGCTGCAGAGACTGCAGTCtgtttttgtcaagtcagcATTTACCTAACAGCTGAAGCAGCTCCTGAATGTCTGCCACTTCTGGTCCGTTTGTTTTTCTCTCGTTTCGCTCATTGTGGAACAAAATGTGTGGGGACGTCACCTGTTGGTCCTTAAACAAGATAGATGTGATTAAACTATCCCTTCAACTATCAAGGACTGTGAAGCCAACAAAGGAATGCTAAATATTAGCATATTTAGATACTTCATCAACTTCAGATGGTGGAGTGATGAATCAAAAGCTCAGAGACATGTCAGGTCCTCATTATCAGATTCATCAATGAACAAAAGgggttaaaaatattaatacttTTAATGTGAGAACTAATAACATTCTATTTGACATCTAGTCCAGTTAAACTGGGAAATTCAGTTCGACATGAAGCACCTccagagtttttatttgttgcacaTGACTGTTTCATCATAATATTCATAAATCCGTTCAGAGTTGTTGTGGGGACAGTGAGTCATACACCAGTGTTCGTCTACTAGCTTCTTATCAACACAACTACATGAATACATACAGTCTTTGGTTTCTTCAGACACATTCTCCTCAAATTCTTGTTTGCAATGAACTAAACTGCTGATCGCAGGAACAATCCCTTTTAACTCTGACTCAATGTAcattatgctcttattttgaagccATACAGTTCAGTTTCATCTGATTGTAATTACAGCAGCGAACAGCCCGACAAATACCAGAATGCATGGGATGTaacgctcagagtgtgtgttgtgaatgattctcagctatgaCCAGGTCAAATTTtggctcagtgtctgtaaatctGATTATTTGCGTTAGTTAAGATCaatcagccatcttgaatcaggtcagactccaaaagttaatcagtttagATGTACACCAAGTggttactttctgggagtttctttaaaatccatccagtggttcatgagatttatTTTGCTAACCTGACAGATAAATGAACCCACACATGTCAGGATTCGgcaata
The Kryptolebias marmoratus isolate JLee-2015 linkage group LG24, ASM164957v2, whole genome shotgun sequence DNA segment above includes these coding regions:
- the LOC108240221 gene encoding E3 ubiquitin-protein ligase rnf168-like, with amino-acid sequence MVLCEDGECSVCLLPYSRMDRIPRVLHCRHTFCEPCLETISRVRSGLLTVPCPLCRRVTGIGLGLSLQEALWVNDKLWEQIPEEADAEEEDGRKQKAEDERMEAKQRPSFQAECVSPRPATAKLKLPAFFRRFSLTKQPQQERIIPGSNVEMKSWRRLSADETF